The region AACGGGCCATGGCTGTCGCCATCGAGGGCGATGTGGCGTTCGAGGTACCAGCACAACGTTGGACAGGGCAACGCCAGGGCCTGCAGTCGCTTCAGCAGCGCACGGAACAGATCCGGCACCAACAGCTCCCGGCCGTAGGCAAACGCCGCAGCCAGGACATGGCTCTCACCGTCCTGAATCAGCACCTGCGTGGTGGTGAGAAAACGGGCTGCAGCGGGCGGGATCCGCGGGTGTTGCACAGCGCTGCCAAGATCACCGGCCATCGCCTGCTGCAGCACCGCGTCGATGGCCGAGGTATCGGCACCGATCTCCACCATCGCACGGCGGTAGATGCCGAAATGGGACAGATGCAACGGGCCACCGAGGGCCTCAGGCAGACAATCACACTCCTCCTCAGCCACCAGGCTGTTGATCAACCCGGCGCTGCGCGGATGCTGGGGCGGCACCCAGGGAACACCGGATGGTGCCAGGTGCTGCTGCAGCGCCTTGAGCAACAACATGAAGTCCCACACCGCAAACACGTGGTGTTCAACGAACACCCGAAGATCTGCGATCGAAACAATCGCCTCCGGCAAGGGATGGCGCTGGAGATCCATCGTCAGAGGCCCAGTTCCGTCAGACCCGGGAAATCATCGGGTCTTGGGCCATCACCCCAGGTGAACAGGAGATCGCCCTCCGCGATCGGCACGTCGTTGATGCTGGCCTCACGCCGGCGCATCAACCCGTTCTCGGCAAATTCCCAGTTCTCGTTGCCATGGGCGCGAAACCACTGCCCCTCGGAGTCATGCCACTCATATTGGAAACGCACAGCGATGCGGTTACCGGAATACGCCCACACTTCTTTGATCAATTTGTAGTCCAGTTCCTTCGCCCACTTGCGTTGCAAAAAAGCGAGAATCTCAGCCCGGCCGTGGATGAATTCACTGCGATTACGCCAGAAACTGTCCTCCGTATAGGCCAATGAAACCTTGTCTGGATCCTTGCTGTTCCATGCATTTTCGGCCATCCGTGCCTTCTGCTGCGCGGTTTCGAGGGTGAACGGTGGAAAGGGAGGTTTTCCGGTCATGGCAACAACAAATTGGGGAAAAGAAAGAGGGGATGCATCATAGGGTCAGGGCAACTGGCTGATCACCCGCACGTTCTGATCGGGCTCGTAGCGGGCAATCCACAGGCGCAGCTGGGATTCCTCTTCATCCGTGCGGGTGCAGGCAAATCCATAGCGGGCACGAACCCGTTCGGAGGCGGCCCGCAGTGCCCTGACACCCAACGATTCCAGTTCCGACACCCGAAATGAATCTCCGGGTTTCAGATACTCAAGAATCACAGTTGATGGTGAATACAACGTGCTGGATTGGCCATCCGGCCATTCCAACTGAAAGCGAACCTCAGGCATCCATCCGTACACATTTGGTGGATCCTGCAACAGGCCATTCGGCATCGCTGTCTCATCCGCCACAGCCGAATCCGGTGAGTCCGCTCGCCCCCTCCCAGAGGCAATCCAACGCCCCGGAGCGCTGCAGCAGCACCCGGCATTCACCGGTGCTGAAGCGACCGATCCGACAGCAGATCAGGTCCGGATCGCCCTGCAGCATCCGCACCAGGGTTGGAGTCCGGGACGGATCCACGGCCAGCAAGTAGCCGAAGCTCGGGAAACAGCTGAGCCAGGCCTGTTCCTCCACCCCATCAGGGCGGTCCACCGCATCCAGATCGATGCTGAGCTCCAAGCCACACGCTTCGGCAAACATCACCGACGTTCCCGTCAGTCCACCCATGCTGATGTCCTTGGCAGCGCGCACCAGGCCCTCAGCCGCCAGTGCCGGCAGCAGGCCCAGATGGGAGCGCAGTCGAGCTGGGGTGGCATGGGTGGCCGCATCCCAGAAGGGGTAATGGCGGTAGAAGGCTCCGCTTTTGTTCACGAGCATCCACAGTTCGTCGCCGGGTGCTGCAACCCGGGCGGAGAGCACCGGCCCCTCTGCCACCCCAAGAACGGCAACCGACAAGGCTGTGTAGGGACTCTGCAGATTGGAATGCCCCCCCACCATCGGCACTCCGAAGCGCTCACAGGCGAATCGCATACCCTCCAGCAGAGGCTGCAACGCATCGGCACCACCACTCCAGACACTGTTGACCAACGCCAGCGGTCGACCGCCCATCGCCGCGATGTCGCTCAGATTCACCAGCACACCGCTCCAGCCGGCAAACCACGGGTCCTCCTCCACCAGCCCAGGATGCATGCCCTCACAGGCCAGCAACAGCTGGCCGTTCTCGCGAGGCAGCAGAGCGGCATCATCCCCCAGCATCCCCGCTGCACCAAGCTGTGGGAAAGGCTGGTGGCAAAACATCCCGGCCGCTG is a window of Synechococcus sp. A15-24 DNA encoding:
- a CDS encoding nuclear transport factor 2 family protein; protein product: MTGKPPFPPFTLETAQQKARMAENAWNSKDPDKVSLAYTEDSFWRNRSEFIHGRAEILAFLQRKWAKELDYKLIKEVWAYSGNRIAVRFQYEWHDSEGQWFRAHGNENWEFAENGLMRRREASINDVPIAEGDLLFTWGDGPRPDDFPGLTELGL
- a CDS encoding MSMEG_0570 family nitrogen starvation response protein, encoding MPEVRFQLEWPDGQSSTLYSPSTVILEYLKPGDSFRVSELESLGVRALRAASERVRARYGFACTRTDEEESQLRLWIARYEPDQNVRVISQLP
- a CDS encoding sll0787 family AIR synthase-like protein, producing MSFAELMDGLRLHSGLLAKRDIQPAAGMFCHQPFPQLGAAGMLGDDAALLPRENGQLLLACEGMHPGLVEEDPWFAGWSGVLVNLSDIAAMGGRPLALVNSVWSGGADALQPLLEGMRFACERFGVPMVGGHSNLQSPYTALSVAVLGVAEGPVLSARVAAPGDELWMLVNKSGAFYRHYPFWDAATHATPARLRSHLGLLPALAAEGLVRAAKDISMGGLTGTSVMFAEACGLELSIDLDAVDRPDGVEEQAWLSCFPSFGYLLAVDPSRTPTLVRMLQGDPDLICCRIGRFSTGECRVLLQRSGALDCLWEGASGLTGFGCGG
- a CDS encoding DUF3050 domain-containing protein translates to MDLQRHPLPEAIVSIADLRVFVEHHVFAVWDFMLLLKALQQHLAPSGVPWVPPQHPRSAGLINSLVAEEECDCLPEALGGPLHLSHFGIYRRAMVEIGADTSAIDAVLQQAMAGDLGSAVQHPRIPPAAARFLTTTQVLIQDGESHVLAAAFAYGRELLVPDLFRALLKRLQALALPCPTLCWYLERHIALDGDSHGPLAEAMVLALVGEDAKAMQRVEQVKRQVIADRKRFWDALHAELRSPIPV